Proteins encoded by one window of Lathyrus oleraceus cultivar Zhongwan6 chromosome 1, CAAS_Psat_ZW6_1.0, whole genome shotgun sequence:
- the LOC127076521 gene encoding microtubule-associated protein 70-5, giving the protein MKMVAIEELPHVQPETVVYEIDHLQNQLTEKVNELATFQDEIKALRAIEVQKDKVIEELRNEVGKLDERLRLSENHLKHKNLEIKKLTDEKKDALAAQYAAEAALRRLHTDQKEDDFFPFESVITPLEAEIKMYRTKIAALQEDKKALERITKSKELALLEAERILRSALERALIVEEVQNENFDLKRQIEICQEENKILEKSHRQKIVEVEKLSQTIHELEELILSNGANANVIRDYERQISALQDEKRTLERELARVKVSANRIATVAANEWRDEHDKVMPVRQWLEERRILQAEMQRLKDKLTISERTAKAESQLKDKLKLRLKTLEEGLKKFSINSNAFSESPTDDRSNVLSFVTNNGGLRNRSTSQPRGSTVGSTLFQKANIKGNMDSVSGNRKPAIVAKLKYGSTENVFKKGIWASRNKFSDGGEKENEMQVNTSSVKTSVDVDEDSKSNSCNDLGSKDVVSGFLYDKLQKEVINLRKSCETKDSNLHTKEEEIKMLTKKVDALTKAMEVEWKKMKREAAAREKELASIKSDDKRKNRSSNFSKRVMKEH; this is encoded by the exons ATGAAAATGGTTGCCATTGAAGAGCTTCCACATGTCCAACCAGAAACTGTTGTGTATGAGATTGATCATTTGCAAAACCAACTAACAG AAAAGGTTAATGAACTAGCAACTTTCCAAGATGAAATCAAGGCCTTAAGGGCAATAGAAGTTCAGAAAGATAAGGTCATAGAAGAG CTGAGAAATGAAGTTGGTAAGCTTGATGAGAGACTAAGACTTAGTGAGAATCATCTTAAACATAAG AATCTTGAAATCAAGAAACTAACAGATGAGAAGAAAGATGCGCTGGCCGCGCAATATGCTGCAGAAGCGGCTCTTAGGAGATTGCACACTGATCAAAAGGAGGATGATTTTTTTCCATTTGAAAGTGTCATTACTCCTCTTGAGGCTGAGATTAAGATGTATAGAACCAAG ATTGCGGCGCTGCAAGAAGATAAGAAAGCTTTGGAACGAATCACAAAGTCGAAAGAGTTGGCGTTGCTTGAAGCAGAGAGGATTTTAAGAAGTGCATTAGAGAGAGCTTTGATAGTTGAAGAAGTTCAGAATGAAAACTTTGACTTGAAGAGACAGATTGAAATCTGCCAG GAGGAGAACAAAATCTTAGAGAAAAGCCACCGGCAAAAGATTGTGGAAGTTGAAAAGCTTAGCCAAACAATCCACGAACTCGAGGAGCTCATCTTATCTAATGGAGCCAACGCGAATGTCATTCGTGATTATGAACGACAGATTTCTGCGTTGCAA GATGAGAAGAGGACATTGGAGAGGGAACTAGCAAGGGTAAAAGTTTCGGCTAACAGAATTGCAACTGTTGCGGCTAATGAATGGAGGGATGAACATGATAAGGTCATGCCTGTTAGACAATGGCTCGAAGAGAGACGAATCCTGCAGGCAGAGATGCAAAGGTTGAAAGACAAACTAACTATATCAGAGAGAACCGCAAAAGCAGAATCGCAATTGAAG GATAAACTGAAGCTGAGGCTGAAAACACTGGAAGAAGGCTTAAAGAAATTCTCAATCAATTCCAATGCATTTTCAGAATCTCCGACAGATGACAGATCGAATGTCTTAAGCTTCGTAACGAACAACGGTGGACTAAGAAACAGGTCTACATCACAACCAAGAGGGTCTACTGTTGGAAGCACTTTGTTCCAAAAGGCAAACATAAAAGGAAACATGGACAGTGTTTCCGGGAACCGAAAACCTGCCATCGTTGCAAAATTAAAATATGGTTCTACAGAAAATGTCTTCAAAAAAGGTATATGGGCATCGAGAAACAAATTTTCTGATGGTGGTGAAAAAGAAAATGAGATGCAAGTGAACACAAGCAGTGTTAAAACCAGTGTTGATGTTGATGAAGACTCGAAAAGTAATAGTTGTAATGACTTGGGAAGCAAGGATGTGGTCTCTGGATTTTTATATGATAAGCTTCAAAAAGAGGTCATCAATTTGAGGAAGTCTTGCGAAACGAAAGACAGTAACCTTCACACTAAAGAAGAAGAAATAAAG ATGCTCACAAAGAAAGTTGACGCGCTAACAAAGGCTATGGAAGTGGAATGGAAGAAAATGAAAAGAGAAGCCGCTGCTAGGGAGAAGGAGCTTGCATCAATAAAATCGGATGATAAAAGGAAAAACAGAAGCTCCAACTTCTCTAAAAG GGTGATGAAAGAACATTGA